A genomic window from Nematostella vectensis chromosome 9, jaNemVect1.1, whole genome shotgun sequence includes:
- the LOC116616317 gene encoding uncharacterized protein LOC116616317, with product MAFVSIVLAAAVATLPSAVSADALTGFGSGALIPLAIVFLLLTIAVLVTLVALFFIAYKRFVSKVTDAEKETDVDVHAAGSSRSGIEDKVEGHDDQNGGNYEELKRNGSTLTEANHNEAYECMEMNDYDYIVPRQNEYNNPDGPIQDQYNNPDGPIQDQYNNPEGPIQDQYNDPEGPIQDQYNNADGPIQDQYNNPEGPIQDQNESHVGPKQDQQEERSTEAVGDLLALIANTDQWQAQGDDEATQNHDENPNERVTEKPEDADQPQAQGIYTVNANADQQHSQGNNPANSKADQPQDHGIYIVNANADHPQAQEHTPAWVNADQQQAQGNNPANSNADQPQDHGIYIVNANADHPQAQEHTPAWMNADQSQAQEHTPAWVNAVQSQAQEHTPKWEHDDQSQALKKIDDKAALPAESGQSQFQDVVIERAVKDKGDYLQEKAHKHGEQVEDVAKHAGGKDLQEKAHKHREQVEDVAKHAGGKDLQEKAHKHGEHVEDVAKHAGGKDLQEKAHKHGEQVEDVAKQAGYPYQKKVRGSNVSSLLSRFS from the exons CATTGACGGGCTTTGGAAGTG GCGCTCTCATACCTCTGGCCATCGTCTTTCTGCTCCTCACTATCGCCGTCCTGGTGACCCTCGTTGCCCTGTTCTTCATCGCGTACAAGCGCTTCGTCTCCAAGGTTACGGA TGCTGAAAAAGAAACGGATGTTGATGTCCATGCGGCTGGTAGCTCAAGATCGGGAATAGAAGATAAG GTTGAAGGCCATGACGATCAGAATGGCGGCAACTACGAGGAGTTAAAAAGAAACGGATCAACATTGACTGAGGCCAACCACAACGAGGCCTATGAATGTATGGAAATGAACGACTACGATTACATCGTCCCCAGGCAAAACGAATACAACAACCCCGATGGCCCTATACAAGACCAGTACAACAACCCCGATGGCCCTATACAAGACCAGTACAACAACCCAGAGGGCCCTATACAAGACCAGTACAACGACCCCGAGGGTCCTATACAAGACCAGTACAACAACGCCGATGGCCCTATACAAGACCAGTACAACAACCCCGAGGGCCCTATACAAGACCAGAACGAAAGCCATGTTGGTCCTAAACAAGACCAACAGGAGGAAAGATCAACAGAAGCTGTTGGCGACCTGTTAGCCTTGATTGCAAACACTGACCAATGGCAGGCTCAGGGCGACGATGAAGCGACACAGAACCACGACGAAAATCCAAACGAAAGGGTCACCGAAAAACCCGAAGACGCTGATCAGCCGCAGGCTCAAGGAATTTACACTGTAAATGCGAACGCTGACCAACAACATTCTCAAGGAAATAATCCCGCGAATTCAAAAGCTGACCAACCACAGGATCACGGAATTTACATTGTAAATGCAAACGCTGATCATCCGCAGGCTCAAGAACATACCCCAGCATGGGTGAACGCTGACCAACAACAGGCTCAAGGAAATAATCCTGCGAATTCAAACGCTGACCAACCACAGGATCACGGAATTTACATTGTAAATGCAAACGCTGATCATCCGCAGGCTCAAGAACATACCCCAGCATGGATGAACGCTGACCAATCGCAGGCTCAAGAACATACTCCAGCATGGGTGAACGCTGTCCAATCGCAGGCTCAAGAACATACCCCAAAATGGGAGCACGATGACCAATCGCAAGCTTTAAAAAAGATAGATGACAAGGCGGCTTTACCCGCAGAATCTGGCCAATCGCAGTTCCAGGATGTGGTAATTGAACGCGCTGTGAAGGACAAGGGGGACTACTTACAAGAAAAAGCTCACAAACACGGGGAACAGGTAGAAGATGTCGCAAAGCATGCTGGAGGGAAGGACTTACAAGAAAAAGCTCACAAACACAGAGAACAGGTAGAAGATGTCGCAAAGCATGCTGGAGGGAAGGACTTACAAGAAAAAGCTCACAAACACGGGGAACATGTAGAAGATGTCGCAAAGCATGCTGGAGGGAAGGACTTACAAGAAAAAGCTCACAAACACGGGGAACAGGTAGAAGATGTCGCAAAGCAAGCTGGATATCCTTACCAAAAAAAGGTCCGGGGCTCGAATGTATCGAGTCTTTTGTCGCGATTTTCATAG